Proteins from one Nitrobacteraceae bacterium AZCC 2146 genomic window:
- a CDS encoding lipid A 4'-phosphatase (product_source=KO:K12978; cath_funfam=1.20.144.10; cog=COG3907; ko=KO:K12978; pfam=PF01569; smart=SM00014; superfamily=48317; transmembrane_helix_parts=Inside_1_30,TMhelix_31_53,Outside_54_82,TMhelix_83_105,Inside_106_116,TMhelix_117_136,Outside_137_220,TMhelix_221_243,Inside_244_294), with product MSAIALMPEMTSCTAFSSPPSSAKPPAMNRTGLFIALGLFVVVGLTFGLYPELDLKLAALFYDAATKTFPLKADALAMFARDAAMWIAWAFVLPSIVALVIKLIWPNRPLLISGRTIAFLLITIILAAGILTNLTFKSHWGRPRPVTVTEFNGPWKFVPWWDPRGECGRNCSFFSGEGATAFWTFAPAALTPPAWRPLAYAGAAIFGVVTSGLRMAFGGHFFTDVAIAGLVTFLVIWLIHGWIYRWASTRMTDAEIDAALTRFAWPGYRWRQKLRGRDIGPVPNVTETARLDVR from the coding sequence ATGAGCGCAATCGCGCTCATGCCTGAGATGACGTCCTGCACGGCCTTTTCATCGCCCCCCTCGTCGGCTAAACCGCCCGCCATGAACCGGACCGGACTTTTTATCGCGCTTGGGCTTTTCGTCGTCGTCGGATTGACCTTCGGGTTGTATCCCGAACTCGATCTCAAGCTCGCCGCGCTGTTCTACGATGCCGCGACGAAAACCTTTCCGCTGAAGGCCGATGCGCTGGCGATGTTCGCGCGCGATGCCGCGATGTGGATCGCCTGGGCCTTCGTGCTGCCGTCGATCGTGGCGCTGGTGATCAAACTGATCTGGCCGAACCGGCCGTTGCTGATCTCCGGCCGCACCATCGCGTTCCTGCTGATTACCATCATCCTTGCCGCGGGGATTCTCACCAATCTCACCTTCAAGAGCCATTGGGGCCGGCCGCGGCCGGTCACGGTGACCGAATTCAACGGCCCGTGGAAGTTCGTGCCGTGGTGGGATCCGCGCGGCGAATGCGGCCGCAACTGCTCCTTCTTCTCCGGCGAAGGCGCCACCGCGTTCTGGACCTTCGCACCGGCAGCCCTGACGCCGCCGGCATGGCGGCCATTGGCCTATGCCGGCGCAGCGATCTTCGGCGTCGTCACCAGCGGCTTGCGGATGGCATTCGGCGGGCACTTTTTTACTGACGTGGCGATTGCCGGGCTAGTGACCTTCCTGGTGATCTGGCTGATCCATGGCTGGATTTACCGCTGGGCCTCGACGCGCATGACCGATGCCGAGATCGATGCCGCGTTGACGCGCTTCGCCTGGCCGGGCTATCGCTGGCGGCAGAAATTGCGCGGTCGCGATATCGGGCCCGTGCCTAATGTAACCGAAACCGCCCGATTGGACGTTCGATGA
- a CDS encoding hypothetical protein (product_source=Hypo-rule applied), with amino-acid sequence MNDNARDAEFWDSPGMVISYVKMAAAAITGTRPDIGINRKVAI; translated from the coding sequence ATGAATGACAACGCACGCGATGCCGAGTTCTGGGATTCGCCGGGCATGGTGATCAGCTATGTGAAGATGGCTGCCGCGGCGATCACCGGCACGCGTCCCGACATCGGCATCAACCGCAAGGTCGCAATCTAG
- a CDS encoding argininosuccinate synthase (product_source=KO:K01940; cath_funfam=1.10.287.400,3.90.1260.10; cog=COG0137; ko=KO:K01940; pfam=PF00764; superfamily=52402,69864; tigrfam=TIGR00032), with protein sequence MTTILKSLPQGKNVGIAFSGGLDTSAALLWMKQKGARVFAYTANLGQPDEADYDEIPRKAMEFGAEKARLVDCRTQLVHEGIAAIQAGAFHVSTGGLTYFNTTPLGRAVTGTMLVSAMKEDGVNIWGDGSTYKGNDIERFYRYGLLTNPDLKIYKPWLDDQFIDELGGRAEMSAFMTAHGFAYKMSAEKAYSTDSNLLGATHEAKDLEHLDSGIKIVNPIMGVPFWRDDCVVKAEKVAVRFVDGQPVALNGQTFADPVALFLEANVIGGRHGLGMSDQIENRIIEAKSRGIYEAPGMTLLHIAYERLVTGIHNEDTIEQYRISGMRLGRLLYQGRWFDSQALMLRETAQRWVARAITGEVTLELRRGNDYSILNTESPNLTYKPERLSMEKVEDAAFTPADRIGQLTMRNLDITDTRAKLDLYAKTGLLSAGEGSNIPKLDSDKS encoded by the coding sequence ATGACGACGATCTTGAAGAGCCTGCCCCAGGGAAAAAACGTCGGCATCGCTTTCTCCGGCGGGCTCGACACCAGCGCTGCGCTGCTTTGGATGAAGCAAAAAGGCGCCCGTGTCTTTGCCTATACGGCCAATCTCGGCCAGCCTGACGAAGCCGACTACGACGAGATTCCGCGCAAGGCCATGGAGTTTGGCGCCGAGAAGGCCCGCCTCGTAGATTGCCGCACGCAATTGGTCCACGAAGGCATCGCCGCCATTCAAGCGGGCGCCTTCCACGTCTCGACTGGCGGCCTCACGTACTTCAACACCACCCCCCTCGGGCGCGCTGTGACCGGCACGATGCTGGTCTCGGCCATGAAGGAGGACGGCGTCAATATCTGGGGCGATGGCTCGACCTACAAGGGCAACGATATCGAGCGGTTCTACCGCTACGGACTGCTGACCAATCCGGACCTGAAGATCTACAAGCCCTGGCTCGACGATCAATTCATCGACGAACTGGGCGGCCGCGCTGAAATGTCGGCGTTCATGACCGCCCACGGCTTCGCCTACAAGATGAGCGCCGAAAAAGCGTATTCGACCGACAGCAATCTCCTCGGCGCCACCCATGAGGCCAAGGATCTCGAACACCTCGACAGCGGCATCAAGATCGTCAATCCGATCATGGGCGTTCCGTTCTGGCGCGACGACTGCGTCGTCAAGGCCGAAAAGGTCGCCGTGCGGTTCGTCGATGGTCAGCCCGTCGCGCTGAACGGTCAGACCTTCGCCGATCCGGTCGCGCTGTTCCTCGAGGCCAACGTCATCGGCGGCCGGCATGGCCTTGGCATGAGCGACCAGATCGAGAACCGGATCATTGAGGCAAAGAGCCGCGGCATCTACGAAGCGCCAGGCATGACGCTGCTTCACATCGCCTACGAACGTCTCGTCACCGGCATCCACAACGAAGACACCATCGAGCAATACCGGATCAGCGGCATGCGGCTTGGGCGGCTGCTCTACCAAGGCCGCTGGTTCGATTCCCAGGCCTTGATGCTGCGCGAAACTGCGCAGCGTTGGGTGGCTCGCGCTATCACCGGCGAGGTGACACTCGAACTGCGCCGCGGCAATGACTACTCGATCCTGAACACCGAGAGCCCCAATCTGACTTACAAGCCGGAGCGGCTGAGTATGGAGAAAGTTGAGGATGCGGCGTTTACGCCAGCGGACCGGATCGGCCAGCTCACCATGCGCAACCTCGACATCACCGATACCCGCGCTAAGCTGGATCTCTACGCGAAGACGGGTTTGCTGTCCGCCGGGGAAGGCTCCAACATCCCCAAACTTGACAGCGACAAGAGCTGA
- a CDS encoding OOP family OmpA-OmpF porin (product_source=KO:K03286; cath_funfam=3.30.1330.60; cog=COG2885; ko=KO:K03286; pfam=PF00691; superfamily=103088,54814), whose protein sequence is MDDFRGQRRESQEGGRTVFTEPGRIIVRDPGGQSFIRHNEVDRFRYGARDIRTQQVGDENRTIVIRPDGSEIITVVGRDGQLLRRIRRDREGREIIIIDNSYRDPRAMGGFYVDLPPPVIRIPRDRYIVDYDQASPELIYDTLLAPPVERIDRRYTLDEIRYSPMVRQRMPSIDLDTINFESGSWEISPDQASKLQGIADGLNRAISRNPRLVFLIEGHTDATGSDVDNLSLSDRRAESAAQLLTQQFQVPAENLTSQGYGEQYLKIPTAGPERQNRRVTIRNITPLLNGGTASLPPPPPGTAPPR, encoded by the coding sequence ATGGATGACTTCCGCGGCCAGCGCCGCGAAAGCCAGGAAGGCGGCCGCACGGTGTTCACCGAACCCGGGCGCATCATCGTCCGCGATCCCGGCGGCCAGTCGTTCATCCGCCACAACGAGGTCGATCGCTTCCGCTACGGTGCGCGCGACATTCGCACCCAACAGGTCGGCGACGAGAACCGTACCATCGTGATTCGTCCCGATGGCTCGGAGATCATCACGGTAGTTGGCCGCGACGGCCAGCTGCTGCGCCGGATTCGTCGCGATCGCGAGGGCCGCGAGATCATCATCATCGACAACTCCTATCGCGATCCGCGTGCGATGGGCGGCTTCTATGTCGACCTGCCGCCGCCAGTGATCCGGATTCCGCGGGACCGCTACATCGTCGATTATGACCAGGCCTCGCCTGAGCTGATCTACGACACGCTGCTGGCACCACCGGTGGAGCGGATCGATCGTCGCTACACGCTCGACGAAATCCGCTACAGCCCGATGGTGCGGCAGCGCATGCCCAGCATCGATCTCGACACCATCAACTTCGAAAGCGGATCGTGGGAAATCTCTCCCGATCAGGCCTCGAAGCTGCAGGGGATCGCGGACGGCCTCAATCGGGCGATCTCGCGTAATCCGCGGCTGGTGTTCCTGATCGAGGGCCACACCGATGCCACTGGTTCAGACGTCGACAACCTGTCGCTGTCGGATCGCCGTGCGGAATCGGCGGCGCAATTGCTGACCCAGCAATTCCAGGTGCCCGCGGAAAACCTGACGTCGCAGGGCTATGGCGAGCAGTATCTGAAAATTCCGACCGCAGGGCCGGAGCGCCAGAACCGCCGCGTCACCATCCGCAACATCACGCCGTTGCTGAATGGCGGCACGGCCTCGCTGCCGCCACCGCCTCCGGGAACGGCACCGCCGCGGTAA
- a CDS encoding hypothetical protein (product_source=Hypo-rule applied; superfamily=55447) translates to MREAFRQAAWRVPAQPRVVRREPLRVVLQELRLAGSPEPSQVPDGQPGRLLRALVRPVPGPLAQLTAPVVRRPVARRVRGVPDDLREVSALSARRRAPEQPEASAVPEERRPVAQAGSDAAAGLQPAVAESVEAVQPQAVRAAQGVAVAVQQLAAEQDAAAVEQQPEEAAAEQAVQPVAAEALQREVPPGAAELRRAADPSGGLSAEPWARPRVRAARPARRRWTHPHSARARRVLRIA, encoded by the coding sequence GTGCGGGAGGCGTTCCGGCAGGCGGCGTGGCGGGTGCCGGCGCAGCCGCGGGTGGTGCGGCGGGAGCCGTTGCGGGTGGTGTTGCAGGAGCTGCGGCTGGCGGGGTCGCCGGAGCCGTCGCAGGTGCCTGACGGACAGCCGGGGCGGCTGCTCCGGGCGCTGGTGCGGCCGGTGCCGGGGCCGCTGGCGCAACTGACGGCGCCGGTCGTGCGCCGGCCGGTGGCGCGCCGGGTTCGCGGCGTTCCGGACGACCTGCGGGAGGTGTCGGCGCTGTCGGCGCGGCGCCGGGCGCCGGAGCAGCCGGAGGCGTCGGCCGTGCCGGAGGAGCGGCGGCCGGTGGCGCAGGCGGGGTCGGACGCGGCGGCGGGGCTGCAGCCGGCGGTGGCGGAGTCGGTCGAGGCGGTGCAGCCGCAGGCGGTGCGGGCGGCGCAGGGTGTGGCGGTGGCGGTGCAGCAGCTGGCGGCGGAGCAGGACGCGGCGGCGGTGGAGCAGCAGCCGGAGGAGGCGGCGGCGGAGCAGGCCGTGCAGCCGGTGGCGGCGGAGGCGCTGCAGCGGGAGGTGCCGCCGGGCGCGGCGGAGCTGCGCCGGGCGGCGGACCCTTCGGGGGGGCTTTCGGCGGAGCCTTGGGCTCGCCCTCGGGTGCGGGCGGCGCGGCCTGCGCGACGACGATGGACGCATCCGCATTCAGCGCGTGCGAGACGGGTGCTGCGAATTGCGTAA
- a CDS encoding two-component system NtrC family sensor kinase (product_source=KO:K02482; cath_funfam=1.10.287.130,3.30.565.10,3.40.50.2300; cog=COG0642,COG0784; ko=KO:K02482; pfam=PF00072,PF00512,PF02518; smart=SM00387,SM00388; superfamily=52172,55874; transmembrane_helix_parts=Outside_1_14,TMhelix_15_37,Inside_38_287,TMhelix_288_310,Outside_311_716): MKTEQHNSLRLLQWMMAASLALPIVLFVFAASVSWISTREVADREIERTLDVAHEHALKVFETIDRSLSEINEIIRGKSDAEIKAQEQLLHGRLKHLAAALPQMKSAWIFDAQGHALANSLILPAPTIDFSDRDYFNAHVAKDVGIFIGKSLLPRPPYQGAAFFSVSRRRETSDDSFIGVIQASVFPEYFADFYARIGSDPGSFFALGLTDGSILVRHPALPNAERIDPKGPVGQKIAGHPSAGLITVMSPIDGIERRLGYQRLAGYPVYVAAGLETSAIRARWLGNIGAYLIFGLPATAFLFLILGLALRRTRRLYFESAKRLEAEEALKHGQRLEALGQLTGGVAHDFNNLLTVIRSSVDLLQRPDLAPERQARYVAAISDTVNRAAKLTAQLLAFARRQTLKPEVFDVGHCVRSVSDIVGTLTGSPVEIVIHVPDDPLFVDADAGQFETALINIAVNARDAMHGEGHLTITVRSADELPGATGQRSDGYVAVSVEDTGIGIPADQFERIFEPFFTTKEVGQGTGLGLSQVFGFAKQSGGEVIVESEVGKGSTFTLYLPRVSGSGLAPAISMTDDPVVDGHGMSVLVVEDNLEVGTFATDALGELGYRTVLMSSAADALDELARDAERYDVVFSDVVMPGTAGIELAQEIRRRYADLPVVLTSGYSHLLAQNGTFGFELLQKPYSIEQLSRVLNKVGRWRRARREGVPHTQPSS, translated from the coding sequence GTGAAGACCGAGCAACACAATTCGCTGAGACTCCTGCAATGGATGATGGCCGCTTCGCTGGCCCTCCCCATCGTGCTGTTCGTATTTGCCGCCTCGGTGTCATGGATCTCGACGCGGGAGGTCGCCGACCGCGAGATCGAACGCACCCTCGACGTCGCCCACGAACATGCGCTGAAAGTGTTCGAGACCATCGACCGCAGCCTGTCGGAGATCAACGAGATCATCCGCGGCAAGTCCGACGCCGAGATCAAGGCGCAAGAGCAGCTGTTGCATGGCAGGCTGAAGCACCTTGCCGCGGCGCTGCCGCAGATGAAATCGGCCTGGATCTTCGACGCGCAGGGCCACGCGCTGGCCAACAGTCTGATCCTGCCGGCGCCGACCATCGATTTCTCCGACCGCGACTACTTCAATGCCCACGTCGCGAAGGATGTCGGAATCTTCATCGGCAAATCGCTGTTGCCGCGGCCACCGTATCAGGGCGCGGCGTTCTTCAGTGTCAGCCGCCGCCGCGAAACCAGCGACGACAGTTTTATAGGCGTGATTCAGGCTTCGGTGTTCCCGGAATATTTCGCGGATTTCTACGCCCGGATCGGCAGCGATCCCGGCAGCTTCTTCGCGCTCGGCCTTACCGATGGCTCGATCCTGGTTCGTCATCCGGCACTGCCAAATGCTGAGCGGATCGATCCCAAGGGGCCCGTCGGCCAGAAGATCGCCGGCCATCCGAGTGCCGGCCTGATCACGGTGATGTCGCCCATCGACGGCATCGAACGTCGGCTCGGCTATCAGCGGCTCGCGGGCTATCCGGTCTATGTCGCTGCAGGTCTGGAGACGTCCGCGATCCGTGCGCGCTGGCTTGGCAATATCGGCGCCTATCTGATCTTCGGCCTTCCGGCGACGGCGTTTCTGTTCCTGATCCTCGGGCTGGCTTTGCGCCGAACCCGCAGACTGTATTTCGAATCGGCGAAGCGGTTGGAGGCCGAAGAGGCGCTGAAGCACGGCCAGCGGCTGGAAGCGCTGGGTCAACTGACGGGCGGCGTTGCGCACGATTTCAACAATCTGCTCACCGTGATCCGCTCCTCGGTTGACCTGCTGCAGCGGCCCGACCTCGCCCCGGAGCGACAGGCGCGCTACGTCGCGGCGATCTCCGACACGGTGAATCGTGCGGCAAAGCTGACCGCGCAGTTGCTCGCCTTTGCGCGACGGCAGACGTTGAAGCCGGAAGTGTTCGACGTCGGCCACTGCGTGCGCTCGGTCAGCGACATCGTCGGCACGCTGACGGGATCGCCGGTCGAGATCGTCATCCATGTGCCCGACGATCCCTTGTTCGTCGATGCCGATGCCGGCCAGTTCGAGACCGCATTGATCAACATCGCCGTGAATGCGCGCGATGCCATGCATGGCGAAGGCCACCTCACCATCACCGTGCGCAGCGCGGATGAACTGCCCGGCGCGACCGGGCAACGATCCGACGGTTATGTCGCAGTATCGGTCGAGGACACCGGCATCGGCATTCCCGCCGATCAGTTCGAGCGCATCTTCGAGCCGTTCTTCACCACCAAGGAGGTCGGGCAGGGCACCGGCCTCGGCCTGTCGCAAGTGTTCGGTTTTGCAAAACAGTCCGGCGGCGAGGTGATCGTCGAAAGCGAAGTCGGCAAGGGCAGCACCTTCACGCTCTATCTGCCGCGGGTGTCCGGCAGCGGATTGGCGCCGGCCATATCGATGACCGATGATCCCGTCGTCGATGGCCACGGCATGTCGGTACTGGTGGTCGAAGACAATCTCGAGGTCGGCACATTCGCCACCGATGCGCTCGGCGAACTCGGTTACCGGACCGTGCTGATGTCCAGCGCCGCCGACGCGCTGGACGAACTCGCCCGCGATGCCGAGCGCTACGACGTGGTGTTCTCCGACGTGGTGATGCCCGGCACGGCCGGTATCGAACTGGCGCAGGAAATCCGCCGGCGCTACGCCGACCTGCCAGTCGTGCTGACGTCAGGCTACAGCCATCTGCTGGCGCAGAACGGCACCTTCGGCTTCGAGCTGCTGCAAAAACCGTATTCTATCGAGCAGTTGTCGCGGGTGCTGAACAAGGTCGGCCGATGGCGGCGGGCGCGGCGGGAAGGGGTGCCGCACACACAGCCATCATCCTGA
- a CDS encoding putative MAPEG superfamily protein (product_source=COG3686; cath_funfam=1.20.120.550; cog=COG3686; pfam=PF01124; superfamily=161084; transmembrane_helix_parts=Outside_1_3,TMhelix_4_21,Inside_22_52,TMhelix_53_70,Outside_71_74,TMhelix_75_97,Inside_98_103,TMhelix_104_123,Outside_124_124) yields the protein MPFAYWCILIAALLPLVLVSYAKSESSDNNSPRDGAEQLAGAKRRAYAAHQNAYENFPFFAVAVIAALNFDASSTIVSGLALLYIAFRLAHAWLYIADKPSLRSAAYTGGLFTNIAIFVLPALK from the coding sequence ATGCCATTCGCCTATTGGTGCATTTTGATTGCCGCGCTGCTGCCGCTGGTTCTGGTCAGTTATGCGAAATCGGAGTCGAGCGACAACAACTCGCCGCGCGACGGCGCCGAACAACTCGCCGGCGCCAAGCGCCGCGCCTATGCGGCGCATCAGAATGCTTATGAGAATTTCCCGTTTTTCGCGGTGGCCGTGATCGCCGCGCTGAATTTCGATGCCTCGTCGACGATCGTGAGCGGGCTGGCGCTGCTCTACATCGCCTTCCGCCTCGCGCATGCGTGGCTGTATATCGCCGACAAGCCCAGCCTGCGTTCGGCCGCCTATACCGGCGGCCTGTTCACCAACATCGCGATCTTCGTGCTGCCCGCACTGAAGTAA
- a CDS encoding hypothetical protein (product_source=Hypo-rule applied) produces the protein MPGIDPIEDSPIMPGQPGEPPQESPPGNPRPEIPTPVREPGAPAQPDELPGYVPEELPTGPDVNPGQPPNPTAIM, from the coding sequence ATGCCAGGTATCGATCCGATCGAGGATTCGCCGATCATGCCCGGTCAGCCGGGGGAGCCGCCGCAGGAAAGTCCGCCGGGCAACCCGCGTCCGGAAATTCCAACGCCGGTACGCGAGCCTGGCGCACCTGCGCAGCCCGACGAATTGCCGGGCTATGTGCCGGAAGAATTACCGACGGGCCCGGATGTGAATCCGGGGCAGCCGCCGAATCCGACGGCAATAATGTAG
- a CDS encoding catechol 2,3-dioxygenase-like lactoylglutathione lyase family enzyme (product_source=COG0346; cath_funfam=3.10.180.10; cog=COG0346; pfam=PF00903; superfamily=54593), whose translation MIDHIGFSVSDYERAKEFYVRALAPLGYSVVMEVTEEQNGYFPAAGFGAGGKPDFWIGGEGGLNKPVHIAISAKDRAMVDAFHKAALAAGGRDNGAPGIRAHYHPNYYGAFVLDPDGHNIEAVCHASE comes from the coding sequence ATGATCGATCACATCGGCTTTTCGGTTTCCGATTACGAGCGTGCCAAGGAGTTCTATGTCCGGGCGCTGGCGCCGCTCGGCTACAGCGTGGTGATGGAAGTAACCGAGGAGCAGAACGGCTATTTTCCAGCGGCGGGATTCGGCGCCGGCGGCAAGCCGGATTTCTGGATCGGCGGCGAAGGCGGCCTCAACAAGCCGGTACATATCGCCATATCAGCGAAAGACCGCGCCATGGTCGATGCGTTTCACAAGGCAGCGCTGGCGGCCGGCGGTCGCGACAACGGCGCGCCCGGGATTCGCGCGCATTACCATCCGAACTACTACGGCGCCTTCGTGCTCGATCCCGATGGCCACAACATCGAGGCCGTCTGCCACGCGTCGGAGTGA
- a CDS encoding argininosuccinate synthase (product_source=COG0137; cath_funfam=3.90.1260.10; cog=COG0137; pfam=PF00764; superfamily=69864), with protein MRLKLYKGNVIMIGRESQYSLYDQDLVTFEEGAVAYDHRDAAGFIKLNALRLRTLGQRKKKLGL; from the coding sequence GTGCGCCTGAAACTCTACAAGGGCAACGTCATCATGATCGGCCGCGAGAGCCAATACTCGCTGTATGATCAGGACCTCGTCACCTTCGAGGAAGGCGCCGTCGCCTACGACCACCGCGACGCCGCCGGCTTCATCAAGCTCAACGCGCTGCGGCTGCGCACGCTGGGGCAACGGAAGAAGAAGCTGGGGCTGTAG
- a CDS encoding putative ATP-binding cassette transporter (product_source=KO:K02471; cath_funfam=1.20.1560.10,3.40.50.300; cog=COG4178; ko=KO:K02471; pfam=PF00005,PF06472; smart=SM00382; superfamily=52540,90123; transmembrane_helix_parts=Outside_1_71,TMhelix_72_94,Inside_95_113,TMhelix_114_136,Outside_137_193,TMhelix_194_216,Inside_217_222,TMhelix_223_245,Outside_246_648) — protein sequence MRSPSVSGSTARSPVTEVVAETGKQIEPPPPEVVEPDPELSPEEAEQARKDYLLTRFWISARGFWGGSGDKMAWAFSVGLLILIVTNVGFQYGINVWNRAIFDAIEKRDSASVFYLTGVFFPLAIGSVALGVMQVFARMGIQRRWRAWLTHSVVSRWLTGGRYYQLNLVGGDHQNPEYRIAEDLRIATDSPVDFAAGVTSAFLSATTFIVVLWTIGGALTLTVGGVTITIPGFLVIAAVLYAAIASGSIMTIGRRFVQISEDKNQAEAEYRYALMRVRENGESIALLGGEDEERDGIDKTFGKVLKQWARLAGQHMRTTLVSQGSSLIAPVVPLLLCAPKFLDGSMSLGQVMQAASAFTIVQSAFGWLVDNYPRLADWNACARRIASLMMSLDRLERAEQGDGVGRIKRGETTGSAILSLNDLSVTLDDGTAVVGEAEVNIEPGERLLVAGESGTGKSTLVRAIAGLWPWGGGSVNFHPDRRLFMLPQKPYVPSGTLRRAAAYPAAAEDWSVEEIGAALDKVGLGHLKDKIEEDAPWDQTLSGGEKQRLAFARLFLHSPDIIVLDEATSALDAKSQDKMMELLTKELPNATVVSVAHRAELEAFHSRKIVLERRKGGAKLVSDVDLIPRKGKRKLLGRFLRHRTAKTT from the coding sequence ATGCGCAGCCCGTCCGTTAGCGGTTCCACCGCCAGATCCCCCGTCACCGAGGTTGTTGCCGAGACGGGGAAGCAGATCGAGCCTCCGCCGCCGGAAGTCGTGGAGCCCGACCCTGAGCTCTCTCCCGAAGAGGCGGAGCAGGCTCGCAAGGATTACCTGCTCACCCGGTTCTGGATCAGCGCCAGGGGATTTTGGGGCGGCAGTGGCGACAAGATGGCCTGGGCGTTCTCGGTCGGGCTGCTGATCCTGATCGTTACCAATGTCGGCTTTCAATACGGCATCAACGTCTGGAATCGCGCGATCTTCGACGCTATCGAGAAGCGCGATTCCGCCAGCGTGTTTTATCTCACCGGTGTGTTCTTTCCGCTGGCGATCGGCAGCGTCGCACTCGGCGTGATGCAGGTGTTCGCGCGGATGGGCATCCAGCGTCGCTGGCGCGCGTGGCTGACCCATTCCGTCGTGTCGCGTTGGCTGACCGGCGGCCGCTACTATCAATTGAATCTGGTCGGCGGCGATCACCAGAATCCGGAATATCGCATTGCCGAGGATCTGCGCATCGCTACCGACTCGCCGGTGGACTTTGCCGCCGGCGTCACCTCGGCGTTTCTCTCCGCCACCACCTTCATCGTCGTGCTGTGGACCATCGGCGGCGCGCTGACGCTGACGGTTGGCGGCGTGACGATCACCATCCCCGGCTTCCTCGTCATCGCTGCGGTGCTCTACGCCGCCATCGCCTCCGGCTCGATCATGACCATCGGCCGCCGCTTCGTGCAGATCTCCGAAGACAAGAACCAGGCCGAGGCGGAATATCGCTACGCGCTGATGCGCGTTCGCGAAAACGGCGAGAGTATCGCGCTGCTCGGCGGCGAGGACGAGGAGCGCGACGGCATCGACAAGACCTTTGGCAAAGTCCTGAAGCAATGGGCACGACTCGCCGGCCAGCACATGCGCACCACCCTGGTCTCGCAGGGTTCGAGCCTGATCGCGCCGGTGGTGCCGCTGTTGCTGTGCGCGCCAAAATTTCTCGACGGCAGCATGTCGCTGGGGCAGGTGATGCAGGCCGCTTCGGCCTTCACCATCGTGCAGAGCGCATTCGGCTGGCTGGTCGACAACTATCCCCGCCTGGCCGACTGGAACGCCTGCGCGCGGCGCATCGCCTCGCTGATGATGTCGCTCGATCGCCTCGAACGCGCCGAACAAGGTGACGGCGTTGGCCGGATCAAACGCGGCGAAACCACCGGCTCCGCGATTCTCAGCCTGAACGATCTCTCGGTAACGCTCGACGACGGCACCGCCGTGGTCGGCGAGGCCGAGGTCAATATCGAGCCCGGCGAGCGCCTGCTGGTGGCCGGCGAATCCGGTACCGGCAAGAGCACGCTGGTGCGCGCTATCGCCGGCCTCTGGCCGTGGGGCGGCGGCAGCGTCAATTTTCACCCCGACCGCCGGCTGTTCATGCTGCCGCAAAAACCCTACGTGCCCTCCGGCACGCTGCGCCGCGCCGCCGCCTATCCTGCCGCGGCCGAGGACTGGAGCGTGGAGGAGATCGGCGCCGCGCTCGACAAGGTCGGCCTCGGGCATCTCAAGGACAAGATCGAGGAAGACGCGCCGTGGGACCAGACGTTGTCCGGCGGCGAGAAACAGCGGCTCGCTTTCGCCCGCTTGTTCCTGCATAGCCCCGATATCATTGTGCTCGATGAAGCCACGTCTGCGCTCGACGCCAAAAGCCAGGACAAGATGATGGAGCTTTTAACCAAAGAGCTGCCCAACGCCACCGTGGTCAGTGTCGCGCATCGCGCCGAGCTGGAAGCCTTCCACAGCCGCAAGATCGTGCTGGAACGCCGCAAGGGCGGTGCCAAACTGGTCAGCGATGTCGACCTCATCCCACGCAAGGGCAAGCGTAAGCTGCTCGGGCGGTTTCTGCGGCATCGCACGGCGAAGACGACGTAG